GGGACTTCTGGCGCCCTGCCGGTTCGggcccaccccctcctcctctttcggGCTCTGGCTCCTGCCTCCCCATTGGTCTTCCCACGCACCGGCTCTGGAACACCTTGCTCTCCTCCCTTTGGCCTGGCTGGCCCCTGCCCGTCCCGGAGCACAGAGCAGCCTCCTCTTTCAGAAGCTTCAGCCAGcagctgccctcccctccccagagcaTCTGCTCCCTCCTTCTTTATCTGCTTTCCAAGAAGGGCCCTTTTGATTACCAGGAGTAGAAACAAGTTCTAGTAAAAGGGGCTGTGATTTTAAGGACATATGGGACAATGAAAGGGTTTGTGGAATGGTGCAGAAATCTAGAAAAAAgccagagggattttttttttcttaagccctACCAAGTTCCTGGCTTGCAGAAAAGCCTTCCGTGGCTTCCCTCCGTGCACTTGGGATGAAATCCACGCTCCGTGCTGAGGCCCTCAAGGCCCACCTCTTCCCCTGgtctcctgctcccctcctcttgTTTTCCCCCTTTTGCCTCTGGTGCTCTCTTGATGCACGGCGCAGACAACGCCTGTGCCCCATACCGTACCCCAGCTCCGGTGTGCCAAGGAACCAGCCTCTTGTGAGTCCCAcgccacccctccccctcagccGTTTCCAGTCCAGGTATATCCTCTGATGCCAGAGCTGATTGTGAAGCAGGAGGGGGTGTGGGTGTCTGCTGCTCCGAGGGAGTAGGGCAGAGCCATGTGGCGGCTCCCCCTGGCCTGACCTGCGCTCTTCCTCCTTCACGCCTGCTTTGCTCACTGTTGCTGGtgttctcttgtttttgttttaacagacATTTGTAAAGCCCTGTTAGGTGCTAGACAGGGGCTTCCTGTGTGTTCTGCCTCCAGAAGCTCGCCCCACCTCTTCCCAGATGGTGTGTCACTCCtcgttcttttctttccttcccacagaTGATCCTGCTGGTTCACTGGCTGCTGACGACCTGGTGAGTGACTTCGCAGGTGTCCACTCCTGTGTCCTCCTGTCTCCCAGGGTCCGGGTCCACAGCTCCCCAGGCTCCCGTCCACGTGTCTCCCTGCCAGTTCCAGAACTAAATAACACCTTTGTCAAGAATGTCATCAGCAAGCTCCCCAGGTCCCAAGAATGTCTGAGGGGCAGGCATTTTCCAGAGGCCTCTGCCATCACCCCTCCCCCCTACCCAGAAGCTTTAAGTCTTCATCCTAGGGGAGGTGGCTGGCCcaggacagtccccacagctcagATCATCCTCCAGACATGCCCAGGCCCTTTTGGGGGCTTGGCGTGACTCTGGTGCCTCCCCCAAGGCCTTTGTATCTGGAAGGTATGAGGTGCTAAAGCCAAGGGGCCAGTCTCACATAGCCTGCTGGACTCCCCAAGGCAGCGGGGGGTGTTTGCCAGCTAGAGCTCTGTGTGTCTTTGACCTTGGGTCCATCACTTAAACCCATGAGtcattttgtcatctgtaaaatgagagcaTGACTAACCTTCCTACTTACCTTGTGAGGTCATTGGATGGTGAAAGCCCCATTTTAGAAACTGTAATAACCACTAACATTTCTTGAGGGCGTCCAGGAGCCGGCTCAGCAAGTAGATGCTTCATGAGCCTAGACCCGGGGTGGGGTCACTTGCTTAGGGGTCGGCCTCACTCTTACATCACACTTCTGCCCGGAGACGGCAGACTTGAGATTCAGATGGACCTGGCGAGGTCCTGGGTGAGCCGTGGTCCTTCTTAggtttccatctgtaaaatgggtataaggATGGCACAGCCCTCCGGGGCCGTGTGGGAAAAGCGGGTTGTGTTCATCCGACACTTCCCGGGGCCTGCGACAGAGGGAGGCTCGAGCATTACGGACTGATCTCGTGATTACTGTCTGTTTCACCTGCTGAGCTGCGGCGCCATGGCCCTGCCGAAGCAGGATGGAGGCCGCTGGCTTCCGTGTGCGTGTTGCCGACCTCGCCGTACGCTGCACGTGTCAAATGGCTGGGAATAAAGCAGACGGTGCAGGTCATGGCTAATGACTTGGGAAGCAAGGTCTGAATAGACTTCTCAGTCGTACCCCTGAAGATTCTGAGCTGTGGTCTGGGcgcccccccacctgccccacacTAGCTTCTTTAAAACCAGAAAACCAAAAGGCAGGTGACCTATTCAACACTATCAAGCCGAGGCCTGTTCTACACTTCACAGCTTTGCTTATGTTCTCTGTAGGGTTCGCTTCAGAGTCAAGTAAGGTAATGAGGCGCCCCGCTGCATGCCGGGTGCCCCCGTGCCCCGTGACTACTGTGGGTGAGGGCGGCCTCTGGAGCCCGGCTGTCTGGATTCAAATGCCACCTCCGCCCCTTAGAagctgtgtggcctggggcaAGTTCCTTGATCTCTCCGTGCCTTAGttgcctcatctttaaaatggggataataatcatGCCTCCTTTCTAGAGTTGCTAACATAAATGCACATAAGTGAGTTCATTTAAAGCATCCAGAACCGTGCGGGACGTTTTTTAGGGGCTCTGTGTTAACTAATATTTTCACTGGGTTGACGAACCACGAAGGAAACCTATCAGATGGTAGTTGGTAACGATgccctgaaaaataaaacaggaagtcACAAGCTGGTATTTAAAACTAGGTGGTCGGGGAAAGAGTCTCGGCGTCCACGTGGGGGCTGAGACTAACAGGACGGGGCTGTGCTCAGGGAAGAGGACGCTGCGCGGGAAGTGGCTGGAGGTACAAGGGGGCGACAACTGCCTCACGGGCCACGGGCCACAGGGCTCCTCAGGCCACGGCAAGAGTCTGTATCTTGTTGCAAGTGGGAAGGAAAACTGGGGGAGACTCTCAGCCGAGGAGGGACATCCCCAGACTTACACGACTCCTGGCTGTTTGGAGAAGGGCCTGGATGGGCAGGAGTGGAAGTAAGGAGGCCCGTGGGGAGAGGCTGCGGTGACAAATCCTGGCCGGAGAGGATGGGGTTTTGGAGCCGGAGGGGTGTGGCCAGATTTGGGATCCACTTGGGAAGTACAGGCAGTGGACTTTGCTGACATTTCCAGGACCcagctggggaggaggagagcaaGTGCCCTGTGGCCTCCTCGCAGAGGGCCCGGGACTCAGGAGCGGGGAAGAGGGGGCCTgcgggaggggaaggggtgggcccCTGTGGGGCGGTCACCTGACATGACCCGGGTGCTCCTTCCCACAGGGGCTGCATCACGTTCTCGGGCCCTTACCCCTGGGCCAACTTCACCATCCTGGCGGTGGGCGTGTGGGCCGTGGCTCAGCGGGACTCCGTCGACGCCATGAGTCTGGTGAGGCGGGGGAGCAGGGTGGTCCGTGGCCCCCACTCTTGCCCCCTCACCCATCCCAGTCCTGTCTCTTCCTTGTAAGGAAGGGGCCCTGCACCTTGCCccctattttccatttcttaagcCTTGTGAAGAAGCCGTCCCCAGCTTCCAGCCCAGGTGTGTCCTCACTAGCCTGGCCCACTTCTCGGCCTGCAGGACTCCGAGAACCCTGAGTCTGCTGGTTGCCTTCCCTGAAGGAAGCACGGGTGGgtccccccaggcgccccagcttggCTCCTCCTCAAGGGCACTGGAGCATGTCCCCGGTAACCCGCTTCTAGGGCCCTATtagtggggtggggtgtggtgggagcCCCATGGAGAGAGAGCTCCTCTACCTCGTGAGGTCAGAGCAGACACAGCGCCGAGGGGCAACGAGAGCTCCCACGCAGGCCTGTCGGGATGACTGAGAAGGGGGCTCCCATGGTGCAGATGGATTGAGTGAACTCTAAGGGACCTTCATTTCGAAGGTTCTAGAACCAAGTCTGGTGCCCCACATCACAGGGGAAGTGGTGACACGCTGGGTCCAGACCTGGGTCCTGCCAGCTAGCCGATCTGTTTTCCAGCAAGATCTAAGGACACAGGTGGGCAGGGACGGAGCTTCCATCTGGCGTACGTGGTAGGGCAGCCGTGAGCGCGGGATGGAGCATCAGGGAGGGCATAAACCCTAATGGCACGTGGTCACCCTTGCAGTTTCTCGGTGGCTTGGCAGCCACCATCTTCCTGGACATCGTCCACATCAGCGTCTTCTACCGGCAGGCCAGCTTCACGGACACACAGCGCTTCGGTGCCGGCATGGCCATCCTGAGCCTGCTCCTCAAGCCCTTGTCTTGCTGCTTCGTCTACCACATGTACCGGGAGCGCGGGGGTGAGCTCCCGCTCTGTACTGGTGAGGCCACCACCTCCGGCTGGCTCCCTGACTGACCTCTCGCCGGCCAGGGTGCTGGCAGCGCCGTCTCCCACGTCTCCCCTGTCTCTGTCTTGCCTGACCGCAGTCCAGGGTCCCTTGCTGACCTTGCCCTGGGGGGACAAGGGTTCAAGGCACGGGGGcagtgggggcggggcctggtgCCGACCCCAAAAACCAGGCTGGAGGGGATAAACGCTCCAGTCTCTGCTGCACAAGCCCAGCGCTCCTATCCCCGCCTGCCGCGAGCTTTCCCGGGCATCCTACTGTGGGCAGAGTCGGCAGCGGGACCAGAACCTAGTCTCAACCCCAGCGCTGAGCGCCAGTGCAGCGGGTGTGCCTCAGTCCCGCCGATGGCTCTGGACGGCCTGCAGCCTGAGGCCTGTCAGCATTCTCGGGGCCGGACCCTCCTCTCAGCACCTGCCAGCCGCGGGCCTAGAACCTGCCCTCCTGCCGTGTGGGGTCTGGTTGGCCAACGGAGAGGGGCTGCTGGCTTGCGCCATGGAGCCTCGGCCAAAGCTGGCCCTGAATTTGCCCTGCTCACATCCCGGTCACCTCAGCCAGGCCCACCGCagcccctcccacaccccctgctcaTGGCGGCTGGGCcattttcctgttctctctcacatACTGCTCATCTCCTTTctcagagaggtggggagagagtggggggggtggTCTTTCACTGTTCCCTCCCAAGAAAAGCGGCCCAGAGGGGCCCATGACCCACCTAGGGAAGCATCTGGGCCAGGGCAAGAGGGGCCTGCGGCCTCCCCAGGACTGATCTCAGCATTGCCCTGGCCTGCCTGGAGTTAAGGGGGCCCGGTAACGTTTCTCCCATTAGGCAGATGAGGGTGTCGGCGCCCAGAGCCCCTGGGATTTGTTCAGGGTCAAGtgtgcagggcagggaggggagcaaaAAACATGGGCACTTAGAGCCCTCGCCCATACCTTGCACTcccatcccagggttctgggctctgCAAACTGTGCCAGCTCTGGGCTTTCTGGACCAGTAACATGGTGTCCACTgtgcccggggtgggggcggggagcctgcGAGCCCAGGGCTGGTCGTCCCTCTGCTCAGATGCTTGCTGCTCTGAGAAGGCCCCAGCGTCATGGCCAGGAGCACTGGCCTTGGGCTTATACTGCCTTGGCTTGAATTTCCGTGCCCTCCACTTCAAGCCCCGTACTGGGGGCAAGTCAGTTCATCTCTTTGaccctcagtttctccatctgtaaagtggggccaCCCAATACCTGCTCTGGGGGGTTATGGGAGGATTGGCTGAACACCTGCCAAAAGCTGGGGGATCTGCTGTCACCGTCACTGTCGTTCCTGGTGAATCTTGGTTTGGACTTACAGTAGACTGTTGTGAGTCTTCACCCTTcgttttttccttcccctccacccccaggttTTCTTGGAACATCACAGGAGCGCAGTGGCTACCAGACGATTGACTCACCAGAGGCGCCTGCAGACCCCTTTGTAGGCTCAGAGGGCAGGGGTCACTCCCCACAAGGGTACTGAAGCCAGTCCACTTTGCCCAAGCGCAGGGGCCAGTGGAGCAGACCCCAGAGATGGTCCAGGCTGCCTCACCCTCCTCGTGCCTCGGATGGCATTCTAGAGCTGTTCCTGACCACGTCCCTTTCCTGGACTGTGTTCTCCTGTTCCCCATCACCCCAGGCAAGTGCCCTGAGTGGCCAGGAGCCCCATGCACACCTGTCCCAGACTCCCTGAGGCCTCCGCTCCCTTTGAGGTACCCCACTGGTCTGAGACTATCAACTGTGGTCTTTTTCCTCACGTCCATTAGCAGCTCCGTGCAACCCTGTCCAGCCGTACCTGAGCCAGGCCTTGCCCACGGTTGACCTTGCCCACAGAAGCTCTGAGAGCTTTGGGTCATGGTCAGCCCCCAGAGCAGTCCAACATGGAAGTGAGGTCCCTGTGCTTCTCATGCCTAGTAACTTGGTGCTTTGGGGACCttggggctggaggcaggagacGTCTGCAGCCTGGAGAACCCCCATGGCCACCAACTGCCCTTCCCATGGCCATGGCATTCAGGTCTGGGGAATCCGTAGCTGGGGTGTTTTGAGCCATGGTTAATCTCCCAGCTGCCCTGGGTCTGGACCTGCCATTCCTGGGAAGATTTCTCCTTTGAAT
This Neovison vison isolate M4711 chromosome 2, ASM_NN_V1, whole genome shotgun sequence DNA region includes the following protein-coding sequences:
- the LOC122899458 gene encoding type-1 angiotensin II receptor-associated protein isoform X4, translated to MELPAVNLKMILLVHWLLTTWGCITFSGPYPWANFTILAVGVWAVAQRDSVDAMSLPCEEAVPSFQPRCVLTSLAHFSACRTPRTLSLLVAFPEGSTVSRWLGSHHLPGHRPHQRLLPAGQLHGHTALRCRHGHPEPAPQALVLLLRLPHVPGARGFSWNITGAQWLPDD
- the LOC122899458 gene encoding type-1 angiotensin II receptor-associated protein isoform X7 codes for the protein MELPAVNLKMILLVHWLLTTWGCITFSGPYPWANFTILAVGVWAVAQRDSVDAMSLFLGGLAATIFLDIVHISVFYRQASFTDTQRFGAGMAILSLLLKPLSCCFVYHMYRERGGFLGTSQERSGYQTIDSPEAPADPFVGSEGRGHSPQGY
- the LOC122899458 gene encoding type-1 angiotensin II receptor-associated protein isoform X1: MELPAVNLKMILLVHWLLTTWGCITFSGPYPWANFTILAVGVWAVAQRDSVDAMSLPCEEAVPSFQPRCVLTSLAHFSACRTPRTLSLLVAFPEGSTGEVVTRWVQTWVLPASRSVFQQDLRTQFLGGLAATIFLDIVHISVFYRQASFTDTQRFGAGMAILSLLLKPLSCCFVYHMYRERGGELPLCTGFLGTSQERSGYQTIDSPEAPADPFVGSEGRGHSPQGY
- the LOC122899458 gene encoding type-1 angiotensin II receptor-associated protein isoform X8 — translated: MELPAVNLKMILLVHWLLTTWGCITFSGPYPWANFTILAVGVWAVAQRDSVDAMSLASFTDTQRFGAGMAILSLLLKPLSCCFVYHMYRERGGELPLCTGFLGTSQERSGYQTIDSPEAPADPFVGSEGRGHSPQGY
- the LOC122899458 gene encoding type-1 angiotensin II receptor-associated protein isoform X6, yielding MELPAVNLKMILLVHWLLTTWGCITFSGPYPWANFTILAVGVWAVAQRDSVDAMSLPCEEAVPSFQPRCVLTSLAHFSACRTPRTLSLLVAFPEGSTVSRWLGSHHLPGHRPHQRLLPAGQLHGHTALRCRHGHPEPAPQALVLLLRLPHVPGARG
- the LOC122899458 gene encoding type-1 angiotensin II receptor-associated protein isoform X2 yields the protein MELPAVNLKMILLVHWLLTTWGCITFSGPYPWANFTILAVGVWAVAQRDSVDAMSLPCEEAVPSFQPRCVLTSLAHFSACRTPRTLSLLVAFPEGSTGEVVTRWVQTWVLPASRSVFQQDLRTQFLGGLAATIFLDIVHISVFYRQASFTDTQRFGAGMAILSLLLKPLSCCFVYHMYRERGGFLGTSQERSGYQTIDSPEAPADPFVGSEGRGHSPQGY
- the LOC122899458 gene encoding type-1 angiotensin II receptor-associated protein isoform X5, with amino-acid sequence MELPAVNLKMILLVHWLLTTWGCITFSGPYPWANFTILAVGVWAVAQRDSVDAMSLFLGGLAATIFLDIVHISVFYRQASFTDTQRFGAGMAILSLLLKPLSCCFVYHMYRERGGELPLCTGFLGTSQERSGYQTIDSPEAPADPFVGSEGRGHSPQGY
- the LOC122899458 gene encoding type-1 angiotensin II receptor-associated protein isoform X3, coding for MELPAVNLKMILLVHWLLTTWGCITFSGPYPWANFTILAVGVWAVAQRDSVDAMSLPCEEAVPSFQPRCVLTSLAHFSACRTPRTLSLLVAFPEGSTGEVVTRWVQTWVLPASRSVFQQDLRTQASFTDTQRFGAGMAILSLLLKPLSCCFVYHMYRERGGELPLCTGFLGTSQERSGYQTIDSPEAPADPFVGSEGRGHSPQGY